ACCCTTTATCAGGCGGGATTTTGTGCAAAAGATCCGCACGGCGGAGGGGCAAACGCATTTGACAGAACCCGCATAAGCTGGCATGGCCCCGTTTGAAGCGGCGTCTGTCGCATATCCAAATCCCGAGATCAGGATCAATAGGCGCAACCATGGCGAAACCGGAACTGGGTCTGAAACGCGTTTGCGTTTCCTGCGGTGCAAAATTCTACGATCTGATACGCAGTCCTGCGGTCTGCCCCAAATGTGGTGTGGAGCAGCCGACAGATATGCCGGGTCCCAAACGCGTCGATGAAGCCCCGGTAGATCATGTTAAACGCGTCGCGGAAGATGATCGTAGCGAGGATATCGACGTCGATCTGGATACGGATGAAGACGATGATGATGTCATTGAGGATGCCGCTGATCTGGATGATGATGACGATCTCGGCGCGGAAATCGAGGTCAACACGGATTTTGACGACCACGAAAATTAGACCCGCACGCGGACAGGCTGGTTCCTGGCGAAATTTTCCTCGCCGGGGGCCTGTTTTTCTCCTCACAGGGCTTTTCTTTTCGAGACCGGTTTCAGCGCAGTCCCTTTCGGCTTCCGACCTGGTCGGTCAGCTCGCGAGCGGACGAAGCGCATCCGTCATCCTCAAAGCGGAATGCGCGCGCCTGGCCCCCGGCCAGTCATTGCACAGCGTCGCCCTTGACACCGCCTCCCCGCCTCGGATCCCGGATATCAGGGAGCGCCTCAAGGTGACGCGCCCGGGTGCCCTCAAATTACGCTATGTCAGCATAAGATGCGGCGGGATCGAACTCTCCAATGCCTGGAACTGGTATGTGCCATCCCGCCTGACCGCGGAGATGAATAAGGTGCTCAACATGTCCGAAACCCCTTTCGGGCTGGCGGTCAAGGGTCTCGCCTTTACGCGTCGGGTCGAACACGGATTCGCGCCGGCTGTGCCTCCCGGCATCATTTTTCAGCAACGCGCTTTATTGCTGAGGGGACGCGATCATATGCCCTTCGCCTACGTGCTGGAAAATTACACGGAGAATAATCGGCGCCTTTCAGAAGCAACCCGCACCCGTGATCCCCGATAAAATGGCCCTCAGTGAACGCACGCGACGGGGGCATCGGCTTCCTGCCAGGATTCAACGAGTTGCGCCCATTCCTCCCGTACCTCCGCGCTGACATTCGTGTCCTGACACACGGCCTCAAGACTCTGTCTGACATAGAGGGAGACTGTCTGGCCGAAATGACGCACCACATCTTGATAGGCGTCGCGCACACCGGGGATCGACATTAAGCCATTGATCTCCTCATGACATCGCGCCGCAATAACCGGGGAGAGGTGCGGCCCGCTGAGACGGAACCTTGTGAGGAAGAGCTCAAAAATACCGTGATTATTATAGCGGAAGCGTTTGACAGGCAGGACGGCATTGCCATCATTTTCATCCCGCGCATAACGCCAGACAAATTCCTCGAAGGAGCGCAGGATAAAATGATGAACCTCCGCCTTCACTGTCGACTGATGATAGAAACTGGTTTCATAAACCGAATGGGTGTTGATGGCATGCGGCGCGCCGTCAACCGTCTTGAAACTCCGCCTTTGCGGTGAAACCGGCACGTGATGCGAGCACCGTTGAAAGCGCCGGGGACGATGGACTGATTTGACCAGAGGATGAGGTTCAAGCGCGACGAAACGCTCACAGCTTAATTGCTCTGTCCAGTGAAGCCGATGATCAGGCCCATTGACGCGCCATGTCGCCACGACAGCATCGGCATCCTGAAGCGCCTCCTGCGCCAGAAGGGGCAGCAATTTATGATCAAACACCTCTGAGGGCACAAACCACTCATCCAGATCGACCGTCAGGCGCCATTCATAATCCAGCAGTGCCGGCATTAATGTGTAGGTGTAGGCGAAGGCTTTCAATTGGTTATCAACGCCCGCGCACCCCTCCACCCGTATTATCGACCCAATGGGCAATCCCAGCATCGTGTAGGCGTTGCAACAGCACATATGAGCCATCCGTCAGATTATTGGTGTAGATGAAATCTTCTCGACGCCGATTGTGCGGTGAAACGCAATCCATTCCAGAAGATACACGCCCTCATCTCGGGCGCTGGTCAGGGCCGCCAGTTTATGGCGCGGCGTGACATTTTCCCGCAATGCGGAGAGGAGGGCGACACCCGCCGTGTCGCGCGCATTCTCGCGCCAACTCGCCTCGCGCCCCATAAAATCATATGCGGCATCTGAGCGCCGCGGCATGGGCAGATCACGATCTGCCTGCCATTGCGCAAGGCCTGAAATCACTTGTTTCAGCCAATCCGCGGAAGGGAGGCGATCAAGCAGCGCCAGGCATGTCACCTGCTGAGGGGACGATAAGTGCGCCTCATCGAACAGAAAAAATGAGAGGAATTTCGCCCGCGCATCATCGGCAATCATCAAAAGCGCGATATCGAGGCAATCATGCGTGAAATCCTGCGGAAAGCCCGCAAGAATATCCAGGAATGCCGCCGCATTGTGACGTACCGCAGCGAGATCACGCCATCGCGTCACCATATCCTGAAAATTTTCCCACCGAAGCGGCGCATGCGCCTCGCCCTTGTAACGACGACGCGTGAGAAGCTCGGTTTCGCCATCGAGGATCGGGATGAAAAAATCGCCGGAAAGCGCATGTTTGAGGATAACTTGATCCTCAGCGCCCGCCCCCTCTAAACGGACCGGTAAAAAATTATGCTGCAATGTATTGCGCAGCATCGCCCGCCCGGGCGGGCGTCGCAGAAGCTTGACGCGGGACAGAATGCCAAACCCTTCGATCTCGGGAAAGGTGATCATGGCCGTTGCGCGATATTGTGGTTCTGACGGGT
This DNA window, taken from Acetobacteraceae bacterium, encodes the following:
- a CDS encoding FYDLN acid domain-containing protein gives rise to the protein MAKPELGLKRVCVSCGAKFYDLIRSPAVCPKCGVEQPTDMPGPKRVDEAPVDHVKRVAEDDRSEDIDVDLDTDEDDDDVIEDAADLDDDDDLGAEIEVNTDFDDHEN